A single Pedobacter sp. PACM 27299 DNA region contains:
- a CDS encoding ATP-binding protein, which translates to MNNALTSDSGDFYTGTDFQNFFKVSSQSVVFKANAPDFTILAVSDQFVDIVLKPRKALLGQKFFDVFPAKAKNNYSRVLAFKALEKMLLVKKRVDLPIYIYDVYSSETGKMEPLYWSNSNQPVLDVDGNVAYIINTTANVTAQVMLKEMASSSAEKLLEEQQERLHKMFMKAPIGMALYAKDHFVIEYANEAICKMWGKGGPLEVMGQSVFELLPSMLDFGYREIFERVISNAESYQGRESPVKFERDGVLETFYFDLNLEPVFGKGQEVTGLLSVVNNVTGKVLARKTIENAEERLRLASEATGIASWDLDLQTKEIIYSPSLADLFGMPGKTDLSFTELRAIIHPEDKMIVEQAFENALLSGKYNYQARIARPDQIIYWIKVIGKVIFNDQGTPVRMLGTVMDITESKQEELQKNDFIAIASHELKTPLTSLKAYAQLLKSSKAATDPGFVKSVGVRIEGQINKMTKLVYSFLDLSKIETNKTELTKELFDVNELIKEVINDYLFQEKNHPIVFDAVALPMIYADKHKITQVIDNLISNAIKYSPKGGEVIVNAALQNEEVLVSVEDHGIGIDNNHLHKIFDRFYRIDDLQVKNASGFGIGLYLCADIIARHHGEIGLESEPGKGSRFFFTLPVDAPSKIQ; encoded by the coding sequence ATGAACAATGCGCTTACTAGTGATTCTGGCGATTTCTACACAGGGACAGATTTTCAAAACTTCTTTAAAGTATCTTCACAGTCGGTGGTTTTCAAAGCAAATGCTCCTGATTTTACCATTTTAGCGGTAAGCGATCAATTTGTAGACATTGTTTTAAAACCCCGTAAAGCACTATTAGGCCAAAAATTCTTTGATGTTTTTCCGGCGAAGGCAAAAAATAATTACAGCAGAGTGCTGGCTTTTAAAGCCTTGGAAAAGATGCTGCTGGTTAAGAAAAGAGTAGATCTTCCGATTTATATATATGATGTGTATTCCAGTGAAACCGGTAAAATGGAGCCTTTATACTGGTCGAACTCCAATCAGCCGGTACTGGATGTGGATGGTAATGTAGCTTACATCATCAATACAACAGCCAATGTGACGGCACAAGTCATGTTGAAAGAAATGGCAAGCAGCTCAGCAGAAAAACTGCTGGAAGAACAGCAGGAGCGGTTACATAAGATGTTTATGAAAGCGCCGATTGGTATGGCACTTTATGCGAAAGATCATTTTGTGATAGAATATGCCAATGAGGCAATTTGTAAGATGTGGGGAAAAGGAGGGCCTTTAGAGGTGATGGGGCAGTCTGTTTTTGAGCTGCTGCCTTCTATGCTGGATTTCGGTTACCGGGAAATTTTTGAACGCGTCATTTCCAATGCGGAGTCTTATCAGGGCAGGGAATCGCCAGTCAAATTTGAGCGTGATGGCGTATTGGAGACTTTCTATTTTGACCTGAACCTGGAACCGGTTTTTGGGAAAGGACAGGAAGTCACCGGTTTGTTATCCGTGGTCAATAATGTGACAGGAAAGGTACTTGCCAGGAAAACAATTGAAAACGCGGAAGAGCGACTTCGTCTGGCTTCAGAAGCCACGGGGATTGCGAGCTGGGACCTTGATCTCCAAACCAAAGAGATCATTTATTCACCAAGTCTGGCGGATTTATTTGGGATGCCTGGGAAAACTGATCTCAGCTTCACTGAGCTCAGGGCAATCATTCATCCTGAGGATAAAATGATTGTGGAACAAGCTTTTGAAAATGCATTGCTTTCCGGAAAATATAATTATCAGGCTAGAATAGCCAGGCCTGATCAAATTATTTATTGGATTAAAGTAATCGGAAAGGTGATTTTTAATGACCAGGGGACGCCGGTAAGGATGTTAGGTACAGTAATGGACATTACGGAAAGCAAACAGGAAGAATTGCAGAAAAACGACTTTATTGCGATTGCCAGTCATGAGCTCAAAACACCTTTAACCTCTTTAAAAGCGTATGCACAATTGCTGAAATCCAGTAAGGCTGCTACCGACCCCGGATTTGTAAAAAGTGTAGGAGTGAGAATTGAAGGGCAGATCAATAAAATGACTAAACTGGTCTATAGCTTCCTGGACTTATCAAAAATTGAAACCAATAAGACCGAGCTGACAAAAGAACTGTTCGATGTCAATGAACTGATTAAAGAAGTGATCAACGATTACTTATTCCAGGAAAAAAACCATCCCATTGTATTTGATGCAGTAGCACTGCCCATGATTTATGCCGATAAACATAAAATAACACAAGTGATTGATAATCTGATCAGTAATGCCATCAAATATTCGCCGAAAGGGGGGGAGGTCATCGTGAATGCAGCACTGCAAAATGAAGAGGTGCTGGTTTCCGTGGAAGACCATGGGATTGGAATCGACAACAATCACCTGCATAAAATCTTTGACCGATTCTATAGGATTGATGATTTACAAGTGAAAAATGCCTCAGGTTTTGGGATTGGATTGTACCTCTGCGCCGATATTATAGCAAGGCATCATGGAGAAATCGGACTGGAAAGTGAGCCTGGCAAAGGAAGTAGGTTTTTTTTCACCTTGCCAGTTGATGCTCCTTCAAAAATCCAATAG
- a CDS encoding LUD domain-containing protein produces MAGPSKTADIEQSLVLGAHGPKNMTVFVMA; encoded by the coding sequence ATCGCCGGTCCTTCAAAGACTGCCGATATTGAGCAGTCATTAGTCCTTGGTGCCCATGGTCCAAAAAACATGACTGTTTTTGTAATGGCATAA
- a CDS encoding lactate utilization protein B/C produces the protein MSSRAQILACVKENQPALTVLPPDLTGLAQYPDPLAMFGSVLDGIGGMMYPVKDYEELIGLIKTKFSGLPRVISTIPELAELTEKDWQDLPPPSYEDVDVAIIKAHFGVAENAALWVTESLMGQRVIPFICQQLVVLVHKKIFYPICRKLINKFQIPIMVLVLSSPVLQRLPILSSH, from the coding sequence ATGAGTAGCAGAGCACAGATCCTTGCATGCGTTAAAGAAAACCAGCCTGCTTTAACCGTTTTACCTCCAGATTTAACCGGTTTGGCTCAGTATCCTGATCCTCTGGCCATGTTTGGCAGCGTATTAGATGGAATTGGCGGAATGATGTATCCTGTTAAAGACTATGAGGAGCTGATTGGCTTGATTAAAACAAAGTTTAGTGGCCTTCCAAGGGTGATATCCACTATTCCCGAGTTGGCTGAACTGACTGAAAAAGACTGGCAGGACCTTCCTCCTCCTAGTTATGAGGACGTAGATGTGGCCATTATTAAAGCCCATTTTGGGGTAGCAGAAAATGCAGCACTTTGGGTAACGGAGTCGCTTATGGGACAGCGGGTGATCCCTTTTATTTGTCAGCAGCTAGTGGTATTAGTTCATAAAAAGATATTTTATCCAATATGCAGGAAGCTTATCAACAAATTTCAAATTCCCATTATGGTTTTGGTGCTTTCATCGCCGGTCCTTCAAAGACTGCCGATATTGAGCAGTCATTAG
- a CDS encoding lactate utilization protein B produces MIKGNKDHAALADIFNQDEARVDWHDETLWFVRAKRDKAANTLSEWEALRENASQIKDNVLSNLHDYLSEFESNAQQNGVIVHWAADAAEHNQIVLSILKSKEISRMVKSKSMLTEECHLNEYLHQNGVEVIDTDLGERIVQLAEEPPSHIVLPCIHKKKEEIGELFHEHLGTPKGASDPQLLTAAARVHLREKFLTRRAAITGVNFAIAETGEFVVCTNEGNADMGAHLSEVHIACMGIEKIIPKRANLSVFLRLLARSATGQPITTYSSHFRTPRKGQEMHLILVDNGRTQQLGRADFRNSLKCIRCGACMNTCPVYRRSGGHSYHTAIAGPIGAILAPNLNMKQYADLPFASTLCGSCTNVCPVKINIHEQLYKWRQVIVKEGYADPKKTIAMKAMEFTLSHPYIYRNAGKSGRWVMKNMPFLVNNKLNAWYTQRDMPAPPQQSFREWYKKNNNE; encoded by the coding sequence ATGATTAAAGGAAACAAGGACCACGCCGCATTAGCTGATATTTTCAATCAGGATGAAGCCCGTGTAGACTGGCATGATGAGACCTTATGGTTCGTACGTGCGAAGCGAGATAAAGCAGCAAATACCCTTTCTGAATGGGAGGCGCTGAGAGAAAATGCTTCTCAGATTAAGGACAATGTATTGTCCAATCTCCACGATTACCTTTCAGAATTCGAAAGCAATGCACAGCAGAACGGTGTGATCGTACATTGGGCTGCCGATGCTGCGGAGCACAATCAAATTGTCCTCTCTATATTAAAATCAAAAGAAATCAGCAGAATGGTTAAAAGTAAGTCTATGCTGACTGAAGAATGCCATCTGAATGAATATTTACACCAAAACGGAGTGGAGGTGATTGATACCGACCTTGGCGAGCGCATTGTGCAGCTGGCCGAAGAACCGCCAAGCCATATTGTACTGCCTTGTATCCACAAGAAAAAAGAAGAAATCGGGGAATTGTTCCATGAACATTTAGGAACTCCTAAAGGCGCTTCCGACCCGCAATTATTGACCGCAGCAGCCAGGGTACACCTTCGGGAGAAGTTCCTGACCAGAAGAGCGGCCATCACCGGAGTCAATTTCGCGATTGCTGAAACCGGCGAATTTGTAGTCTGTACCAATGAAGGCAATGCCGATATGGGCGCACATCTTTCTGAAGTCCATATTGCCTGTATGGGGATTGAAAAGATCATCCCAAAAAGGGCAAATCTAAGCGTATTTTTAAGGCTTTTAGCCAGAAGTGCTACCGGCCAGCCGATTACTACTTATTCCAGTCATTTCCGAACGCCTAGAAAAGGACAGGAAATGCACCTGATCCTAGTAGATAACGGACGTACCCAGCAGCTGGGAAGAGCAGATTTTCGCAACTCCCTAAAATGTATCCGCTGTGGTGCCTGTATGAATACTTGTCCGGTATACCGCAGAAGTGGCGGCCATAGTTACCATACTGCCATTGCTGGCCCAATAGGTGCGATTTTAGCGCCTAACCTGAACATGAAACAATATGCAGACTTACCTTTCGCATCTACCTTATGCGGTTCCTGCACCAATGTATGCCCGGTGAAAATCAACATTCATGAACAGCTTTACAAATGGAGGCAAGTCATTGTAAAGGAAGGCTATGCAGATCCTAAAAAGACCATAGCCATGAAGGCGATGGAATTTACCCTTTCCCATCCTTACATATATAGAAATGCTGGAAAATCGGGCCGTTGGGTGATGAAAAATATGCCTTTTCTAGTGAATAATAAGTTAAATGCCTGGTATACGCAGCGTGATATGCCGGCGCCTCCCCAACAGTCTTTTCGTGAATGGTATAAAAAGAACAACAATGAGTAG
- a CDS encoding (Fe-S)-binding protein codes for MTVGLFIPCYIDQFYPNAAIATLKLLQKLGVKVSYPLQQTCCGQPMANSGFEHLTTGCNELFIDNFAAFDYIVSPSGSCVLHIKDHLHSDGQAEKANSVRKKVYELTEFLTDILKVEKLTARFPYKVGMHQSCHGQRGLMMSQMTELVAPPFSKPRQLLNMVKDLELVELSRPDECCGFGGTFCVAEEAVSVKMGKDRVADHLNHGAQYITAADMSCLMHMEGILRRQNSQVKVLHIAEILNAEEV; via the coding sequence ATGACCGTTGGCCTTTTCATTCCTTGCTACATTGACCAGTTTTACCCAAATGCAGCAATTGCCACTTTAAAACTCCTTCAAAAGTTAGGTGTTAAAGTCAGTTATCCTTTACAGCAAACCTGCTGTGGACAGCCGATGGCAAATTCAGGATTTGAACACCTGACGACTGGCTGCAACGAACTTTTCATTGATAACTTTGCAGCGTTCGACTATATCGTTTCTCCTTCCGGGAGCTGCGTTTTACATATAAAAGACCATTTACATAGCGATGGACAGGCGGAAAAAGCAAACAGTGTACGTAAAAAAGTATATGAGCTCACGGAATTCCTGACTGATATCTTAAAGGTAGAAAAGCTAACTGCACGTTTCCCGTACAAAGTAGGCATGCATCAAAGCTGCCATGGACAAAGGGGCTTGATGATGTCTCAAATGACAGAATTAGTGGCTCCTCCGTTTTCTAAACCCCGTCAATTGTTAAACATGGTGAAAGACCTGGAACTGGTAGAATTAAGCCGCCCGGACGAATGCTGTGGATTTGGCGGAACTTTCTGCGTCGCAGAGGAAGCGGTATCTGTCAAAATGGGCAAAGACCGTGTAGCAGACCACCTCAATCATGGCGCACAGTACATCACGGCAGCAGACATGTCTTGTTTGATGCACATGGAAGGTATTTTACGCCGCCAGAATAGCCAGGTAAAAGTGCTGCACATTGCAGAAATTCTGAATGCAGAAGAAGTATAA
- a CDS encoding LacI family DNA-binding transcriptional regulator, producing the protein MNKDKKPQQNTILDIAEALKLSPATISRALNNHPYVKEKTKSDVLKMAAQLGYRRNQMASGLRSNKTHTVGLIVPRISMFFHAEVITTIQNALHKHGYNLIICQSNDLLSMEEELADILYASRVDAMIVACTLQATDFTHFDKLVNSGIPVIFYDRVPLNSYPVTYIKGDDFRGGYLATSHLIETGSERIAHISGKLISNLYQDRTAGFFKAMEQHQLPVREEWVFHQELTHENAKEAMAKLFSGAVVPDALFTANDVTAIAALEYAKENGIRVPQDLKIIGYSNDPRTSIITPALSTIEQYPAKVGQKIVEVLIDQLKNGDHRLELEKKPYVIPVDLIRRMSS; encoded by the coding sequence ATGAATAAGGATAAAAAACCGCAGCAAAACACCATTCTTGACATCGCGGAAGCGTTGAAACTTTCTCCGGCAACGATTTCAAGGGCGCTGAATAATCACCCCTATGTAAAGGAGAAAACGAAAAGCGATGTATTAAAAATGGCGGCGCAGCTGGGTTATAGAAGGAACCAGATGGCTTCTGGATTAAGGAGCAATAAAACGCATACTGTTGGACTCATTGTTCCGCGGATCTCCATGTTTTTTCATGCCGAAGTGATCACTACCATTCAAAACGCATTGCATAAACACGGCTATAACCTGATCATTTGCCAGTCTAACGACCTGCTCAGCATGGAGGAAGAACTCGCAGATATCCTGTATGCCTCCAGAGTGGATGCAATGATCGTTGCCTGTACATTACAAGCGACAGATTTTACTCATTTTGATAAGCTGGTGAACAGCGGAATTCCCGTGATTTTCTACGATCGAGTGCCCCTCAATTCCTATCCGGTAACCTATATTAAAGGAGATGATTTTCGCGGGGGATATCTGGCTACTTCTCATTTGATAGAAACGGGAAGTGAGCGTATTGCTCATATTTCCGGAAAATTAATTTCTAATCTTTACCAGGATCGTACCGCAGGTTTCTTCAAAGCAATGGAACAACATCAGCTGCCAGTGCGTGAAGAATGGGTTTTTCATCAGGAACTTACCCATGAGAACGCTAAAGAAGCGATGGCGAAACTATTTTCAGGAGCGGTAGTTCCAGATGCTTTATTTACTGCAAATGATGTGACAGCCATTGCAGCGTTGGAATATGCGAAGGAAAATGGAATCCGCGTACCCCAGGACCTGAAAATTATCGGGTATTCAAATGATCCGAGAACCTCGATCATTACTCCGGCTTTATCCACGATAGAACAGTATCCTGCCAAGGTAGGACAAAAAATAGTAGAAGTGTTGATCGATCAATTGAAAAATGGAGATCACCGATTAGAGCTGGAAAAAAAGCCTTACGTGATTCCTGTGGATTTGATCAGAAGGATGTCTTCTTAA